The proteins below come from a single Verrucomicrobiota bacterium genomic window:
- the atpG gene encoding ATP synthase F1 subunit gamma, producing MALRDIRRRIKSVKNTSQITKAMELVASSKMRKAQQRALAGKPFAKLFNEIIKAMRGRVEESEHPYLVHRPVKKELVLMISTNRGLCGGLNVNLTREALTFPAETTGFVSLGKKGTQAIVRAKRNLVADFERKENFTFLDAKHISEFLIERFKSGEYDRVSVLFTNFINTLTQKPMVKQILPINNLNMIAGVHDHTHEEQVSTDIEKVDSTVEFKFEPNPEVVLDETLPYYVHFMVYQTMLEAEASEHSARMVAMKSATDNAKQLIKDLTLDYNRKRQASITNEILEISTAQAAMN from the coding sequence ATGGCACTCCGTGACATCCGCCGGCGTATTAAGTCGGTAAAAAATACATCGCAAATAACCAAGGCGATGGAGCTGGTCGCATCGAGCAAAATGCGCAAGGCGCAGCAGCGTGCCTTAGCGGGGAAACCTTTTGCCAAACTCTTTAACGAGATAATCAAAGCGATGCGCGGTCGTGTGGAAGAGTCCGAACACCCTTACCTCGTCCATCGTCCGGTAAAAAAAGAGCTGGTGCTCATGATCAGCACGAACCGCGGCCTTTGCGGCGGGTTAAATGTAAACCTCACTCGCGAAGCATTGACTTTTCCGGCTGAAACAACAGGTTTTGTTTCCCTCGGCAAAAAAGGGACACAAGCCATTGTCCGTGCAAAGAGGAATCTGGTCGCGGATTTTGAACGGAAAGAAAACTTCACTTTCTTAGATGCTAAACATATCTCTGAGTTCTTGATCGAGCGTTTTAAGAGTGGCGAATATGATCGTGTGAGTGTGCTCTTTACAAATTTCATTAATACGCTGACCCAAAAACCGATGGTGAAACAAATCCTGCCGATCAATAACTTGAATATGATTGCGGGAGTCCATGACCATACGCATGAAGAGCAGGTCTCCACAGACATCGAAAAGGTAGACTCGACAGTGGAGTTTAAATTCGAGCCAAATCCTGAGGTCGTACTTGATGAAACCCTCCCATATTATGTGCATTTCATGGTTTACCAAACGATGCTCGAAGCTGAAGCCAGCGAGCACAGTGCCCGTATGGTCGCGATGAAGTCCGCGACAGACAATGCCAAACAGTTGATCAAGGATCTGACACTGGACTATAACCGCAAGCGTCAGGCTAGCATCACAAATGAAATTCTGGAAATCTCAACCGCCCAAGCGGCGATGAATTAG
- the atpD gene encoding F0F1 ATP synthase subunit beta — protein sequence MSNQGKVLQVLGAVVDVEFPPGQISAIYDALTIDYVLNGKPTVLTLETQQHLGDNVVRAIAMSTTEGLKRGMPVTGTGKPISVPVGEGVLGRVFNVLGEPVDERGPVKYEKTYPIHREAPPLVDQDTKANVLETGIKVIDLICPFTKGGKVGAFGGAGVGKTVVIMELINNIAKGHGGYSVFCGVGERTREGNDLYHEMSESGVINQDDISKSKVALVYGQMNEPPGARLRVALSGLAMAEYFRDEKNQDVLLFIDNIFRFSQAGSEVSALLGRTPSAVGYQPTLAAEMGQLQERITSTKKGSITSFQAVYVPADDLTDPAPANTFAHLDSTIVLERSIAELGIYPAVDPLASTSKALAPDVVGDEHYAVARGVQKVLQRYKDLQDIIAILGMDELSPEDKLTVYRARKIQRFLSQPFHVAEIFTGSKGQYVTIAETIRGFKEILEGKHDDVPEANFYMKGGIDQIRQESQ from the coding sequence ATGAGTAACCAAGGTAAAGTTCTACAAGTGCTGGGAGCGGTGGTGGACGTCGAGTTCCCCCCGGGCCAAATCTCAGCCATCTATGATGCGCTCACGATTGACTATGTGCTTAACGGCAAACCCACAGTCCTCACCCTTGAGACTCAACAACATCTCGGTGACAATGTGGTACGCGCCATTGCCATGAGCACCACGGAAGGCCTCAAGCGCGGTATGCCTGTCACGGGCACCGGCAAACCCATTTCTGTCCCTGTCGGGGAAGGGGTCCTCGGCCGGGTATTTAATGTCCTTGGTGAACCCGTGGATGAACGCGGACCGGTAAAATATGAAAAGACCTATCCGATCCACCGCGAAGCCCCGCCCTTGGTCGACCAGGATACAAAAGCCAATGTCCTTGAGACCGGCATTAAAGTCATCGATTTGATTTGTCCCTTCACAAAAGGGGGTAAGGTCGGAGCCTTCGGTGGTGCCGGTGTCGGTAAGACGGTCGTCATCATGGAGCTCATTAATAACATCGCCAAAGGCCACGGTGGTTACTCCGTTTTCTGTGGTGTGGGTGAACGTACCCGTGAAGGTAATGACCTTTACCATGAAATGAGTGAGTCCGGTGTTATTAATCAGGATGATATTTCGAAATCCAAAGTGGCCCTTGTTTATGGCCAGATGAATGAGCCCCCCGGTGCCCGTCTGCGTGTTGCCTTGAGCGGATTGGCTATGGCCGAATATTTCCGCGATGAAAAGAACCAGGACGTGCTCCTTTTCATCGATAACATTTTCCGTTTCTCACAGGCGGGTTCAGAAGTGTCCGCCCTCCTCGGTCGTACCCCATCCGCGGTGGGTTACCAACCGACCTTGGCGGCCGAAATGGGCCAGCTGCAGGAACGGATCACCTCGACGAAAAAGGGGTCAATCACATCTTTCCAAGCTGTGTATGTGCCTGCGGACGATTTGACCGATCCGGCACCGGCGAATACCTTTGCCCACTTGGATTCCACCATCGTATTGGAGCGTTCCATTGCTGAGCTGGGTATTTACCCTGCGGTTGATCCTTTGGCCTCGACATCAAAAGCCCTCGCCCCTGATGTCGTGGGGGACGAGCATTATGCCGTCGCCCGTGGTGTGCAAAAAGTCCTCCAGCGTTATAAAGACTTGCAGGATATCATTGCGATCTTGGGTATGGATGAACTCAGCCCCGAAGATAAACTCACCGTTTATCGCGCCCGTAAAATCCAACGTTTCCTCTCGCAACCTTTCCATGTGGCCGAAATCTTTACCGGTTCCAAAGGTCAATATGTCACGATTGCCGAGACGATCCGCGGATTCAAAGAAATTCTTGAAGGCAAACACGATGATGTGCCTGAGGCGAATTTCTATATGAAGGGCGGCATCGACCAGATCCGCCAGGAGTCGCAATAA
- the atpC gene encoding ATP synthase F1 subunit epsilon, producing the protein MAKLKVEIITPEQIAFNEEADSVVMPTVDGEIDVLPGHIPLMTLAQPGELKVSNGGNLQHMAIGRGVIQVVEDTISILTDMAIWEKDIDIGKTEAALKRAEEAMAKKDFSGYDGEAALQAHISKQSAMIRVKSRR; encoded by the coding sequence ATGGCCAAGCTTAAGGTAGAAATAATCACGCCGGAGCAAATTGCTTTCAATGAAGAGGCTGACTCTGTCGTCATGCCCACCGTTGACGGTGAGATCGACGTGCTTCCCGGCCACATTCCTCTGATGACATTAGCTCAGCCTGGTGAACTCAAAGTATCCAATGGGGGTAATCTCCAGCATATGGCGATCGGTCGCGGGGTCATCCAGGTGGTGGAAGACACCATCTCGATCTTGACCGATATGGCTATCTGGGAGAAGGATATCGATATAGGTAAGACTGAAGCAGCCCTTAAGAGGGCCGAAGAAGCCATGGCCAAGAAAGATTTTAGTGGTTATGACGGGGAAGCAGCCCTCCAGGCCCACATTTCCAAACAATCCGCGATGATCCGTGTGAAGTCCCGCCGTTAA
- a CDS encoding U32 family peptidase: MNRKKPLLLSPAGDWECLRAAIENGADAIYFGLEEFNARMRAKNFTTADLPEIMSTLHARGVKGYVTMNTLIFPAELSRAGRQLELCAAAGVDAMIIQDIGLIRLSREISPALPIHGSTQMTVTSGEGITFAKGLGAELVVLARETSLKELRKLRNEHPEIDLPLEMFIHGALCVAYSGQCLTSESLGGRSANRGECAQACRMTYEMVVDGKKIDLGDKKYLLSPQDLSGLEAIPELIDLGITCLKIEGRLKAPEYVANITRVYRKAINEAWEKHCLQPQAEDRYEMEMAFSRGLYPGWFGGVNHQELVHARFGKKRGVFLGVISRVGDIFVEFRAEAPLTEGDGIVFDQGKDTDQEQGGRIWRIDRKGEMARISFEPGKIDFLQLREGNRIWKTNDPRLDRKVRATYETDKILRKLPIDIAVKGGPGEPLVVTATIPGEAFTAGASSTIPLQIAQKHPLTPDKLREQFARLGTTPFELRELDMTGLVKDCILPVSELNKLRRDLAVALENKLRTHPGFPVQAGALDKLRGELFKNIPAQPDNTTSPALITLCRTHEQVLASARAGIKTIYLDYEDPRRYTETIQSCREQFAPEIRFISAIPRIQKQGETGLLKMVSGCGGDGFLIRNYGGIDYFTKWKQSEKPDALLVGDFSLNVANEITADAFLSRGLDFLTVSYDLNIEQTMDLLLRIPAHLFEITLHQHMPMFHMEHCAFAAFMSTGTDYTNCGRPCEKHQVQLKDRVGQLHPLKADAGCRNTLFNAVAQTGAEYYAEFLRTGIRRYRIEFVNETPEETEKTIRNYQMLLAQEINGSELWRNLRLINQLGVTRGTLAHHH, encoded by the coding sequence ATGAACCGTAAAAAACCATTACTCCTCAGCCCCGCCGGGGATTGGGAATGCCTGCGGGCCGCGATTGAAAACGGGGCGGACGCGATTTATTTTGGGCTCGAAGAGTTTAACGCCCGTATGCGGGCAAAAAACTTCACCACAGCCGACCTTCCCGAAATCATGTCCACCCTGCATGCCCGCGGGGTAAAAGGTTATGTCACGATGAATACCCTGATCTTTCCAGCTGAGCTCTCCCGGGCCGGGCGGCAACTGGAACTTTGTGCGGCGGCCGGAGTCGATGCGATGATTATCCAAGACATCGGATTGATCCGTTTGTCGCGCGAGATCTCCCCCGCTCTTCCGATCCATGGCTCCACTCAAATGACCGTGACATCGGGTGAAGGGATCACATTTGCCAAAGGCCTCGGTGCAGAATTGGTCGTCCTCGCCCGCGAGACATCCTTGAAAGAACTGCGCAAATTGCGTAACGAGCACCCCGAGATCGATCTGCCGCTGGAGATGTTCATCCACGGCGCGCTTTGTGTGGCGTATTCGGGACAATGCCTAACGAGTGAATCCCTCGGTGGCCGCAGCGCCAACCGGGGTGAATGCGCTCAAGCCTGCCGGATGACCTATGAAATGGTGGTGGATGGCAAAAAAATCGACCTCGGCGATAAAAAGTATCTGCTCTCCCCACAGGATCTCTCAGGACTGGAAGCGATTCCAGAGCTCATTGATCTGGGGATAACCTGCCTCAAAATCGAGGGGCGTCTCAAAGCACCGGAATACGTCGCCAATATCACGCGTGTGTACCGGAAAGCCATTAATGAGGCATGGGAGAAACATTGCCTCCAGCCCCAAGCAGAAGACCGTTATGAAATGGAAATGGCTTTTTCGCGTGGGCTTTACCCGGGCTGGTTCGGCGGGGTCAACCATCAAGAGCTTGTCCATGCGCGATTCGGCAAAAAACGTGGGGTGTTTCTCGGTGTGATTTCCCGTGTCGGTGACATTTTTGTGGAGTTCCGTGCGGAGGCTCCACTTACCGAAGGTGATGGCATTGTTTTTGACCAAGGCAAAGATACCGATCAAGAACAGGGAGGGCGCATCTGGCGCATTGATCGTAAAGGGGAAATGGCCCGGATTTCTTTTGAGCCCGGCAAAATTGATTTTCTCCAATTACGCGAGGGTAACCGGATCTGGAAAACCAATGATCCCCGGCTCGACCGCAAAGTCCGGGCGACATACGAAACCGACAAAATCCTACGCAAATTGCCTATCGACATCGCCGTGAAGGGTGGCCCGGGTGAACCCCTCGTGGTGACTGCGACGATCCCGGGTGAAGCGTTTACAGCCGGGGCTTCCTCGACGATCCCCTTACAAATCGCACAGAAACATCCCCTGACCCCGGACAAATTGCGTGAACAATTTGCGCGTTTAGGGACGACACCTTTCGAGCTGCGTGAGCTGGATATGACAGGTTTGGTAAAAGACTGTATTTTACCCGTCAGCGAATTAAATAAATTACGCCGGGATCTCGCCGTGGCACTGGAAAACAAATTGCGCACGCATCCGGGATTCCCCGTGCAAGCCGGGGCACTGGATAAATTACGCGGGGAACTCTTCAAAAACATCCCCGCACAGCCAGACAATACAACATCGCCCGCCCTCATAACACTTTGCCGTACCCATGAGCAAGTCCTTGCCAGTGCCCGGGCCGGAATCAAAACCATCTATCTGGATTATGAAGATCCTCGTCGGTACACAGAGACGATCCAGTCCTGCCGTGAGCAATTTGCACCTGAGATCCGATTCATCTCCGCCATACCACGGATTCAAAAACAAGGGGAGACGGGGCTCCTGAAAATGGTCAGCGGGTGCGGGGGGGACGGATTCTTGATCCGTAACTACGGGGGCATTGATTATTTTACAAAGTGGAAACAGTCCGAAAAACCAGACGCCCTTTTGGTCGGGGATTTTTCTCTAAATGTAGCCAATGAGATAACCGCTGATGCATTTTTATCCCGAGGCTTGGATTTCCTGACGGTCTCCTATGACTTGAATATTGAACAAACCATGGACCTGCTCCTCAGGATACCAGCCCACCTCTTTGAAATCACACTGCACCAGCACATGCCCATGTTTCACATGGAGCACTGCGCCTTTGCTGCCTTCATGTCCACGGGCACCGATTATACAAATTGTGGGCGACCCTGCGAAAAACATCAGGTCCAGCTCAAAGACCGCGTGGGGCAACTCCACCCCTTAAAGGCGGATGCAGGCTGTAGGAATACCCTCTTTAACGCTGTAGCACAGACAGGAGCGGAATATTATGCCGAATTCCTCCGGACGGGGATCCGCCGGTACCGGATTGAATTCGTCAATGAAACCCCAGAAGAGACGGAAAAAACCATCCGCAACTATCAAATGTTACTTGCACAAGAAATAAATGGTTCAGAATTATGGCGGAATCTGAGGCTGATCAACCAACTCGGTGTCACGAGGGGAACCCTTGCTCATCATCATTAG
- a CDS encoding metal ABC transporter substrate-binding protein, with protein MKKILFFTFSLIFSLAFLSAEPVKVVTLSSVLSDFVKNVGGDRVKVIDMVKPGQDPHEFNPTVIQMREMSAAPLIFASGKGMENYLGKLEDTSKGKTQIINIGAGIPSQWIEQGQEKCEGHDHAGTVKDGKSEDPHWWHSIPNAIKATEIIRDALISADPSQKEIFTKNAKDYIARLKDLQKWVDGQIAQIPRDKRILITSHDALGYFAKDYGFKIHSIEGVSTKDTATSKHIAELIAEIKKEGVKAIFAENISNPRVQKQIEKETGAVLAGTLYADGLGTGAESTYIGMYKHNVSTIVDALK; from the coding sequence ATGAAAAAAATCCTATTCTTCACCTTCAGTCTTATATTCTCCTTGGCTTTTCTGTCAGCCGAACCGGTGAAAGTCGTTACCCTAAGCTCTGTCCTGTCGGATTTTGTGAAAAATGTGGGGGGTGACCGGGTTAAAGTCATAGACATGGTGAAGCCGGGTCAGGATCCCCATGAATTTAACCCCACCGTCATCCAAATGCGGGAGATGTCCGCGGCTCCCCTTATTTTTGCTTCGGGAAAAGGAATGGAAAATTATCTCGGTAAATTAGAAGATACGAGCAAAGGCAAAACCCAGATCATTAATATCGGGGCAGGCATCCCTTCACAGTGGATTGAGCAGGGACAAGAGAAATGCGAAGGTCACGACCACGCAGGAACGGTCAAGGATGGTAAGTCCGAGGATCCTCATTGGTGGCACAGTATTCCCAATGCGATAAAGGCCACTGAAATCATCCGTGACGCCTTGATCTCTGCCGACCCGTCGCAGAAAGAGATTTTTACCAAAAATGCGAAGGATTATATTGCCCGGCTTAAAGACCTCCAGAAATGGGTCGATGGCCAGATCGCGCAAATTCCTCGTGACAAAAGAATCTTGATCACGTCCCACGATGCCCTAGGTTATTTCGCCAAGGATTATGGATTTAAGATTCATTCAATCGAAGGGGTCTCGACCAAAGACACGGCGACATCCAAACACATCGCAGAGTTAATCGCTGAAATCAAAAAGGAAGGGGTCAAAGCCATTTTTGCCGAAAATATCAGTAATCCAAGGGTCCAAAAACAAATCGAAAAAGAAACAGGCGCAGTCCTCGCAGGCACCTTGTATGCAGATGGATTGGGCACGGGGGCGGAATCCACTTATATCGGTATGTATAAACATAATGTCTCGACAATTGTCGATGCGCTGAAATAA
- a CDS encoding metal ABC transporter ATP-binding protein: MSHTHVKLEVEDLTVSYNRIPAIHHIDFGIGDNHCVGLFGPNGAGKSTLLKAIAGLVPLETGHVHLNGCSYHHHHGAAEHHRHKICYLPQKLVIDPDFPLTVEGLVEMGRYTALGWRKKFTSQDAQIVQQALSDMDLKDIAHRQISELSGGQQQRVFIARALTQESIVLLLDEPFAGLDKNSQASLGKTFRRLRELGKLLIVSHHDLNQAGDFFDHAILLNGELISCGPVADALNEENITKAYHTRIFSGEHVS; encoded by the coding sequence ATGAGCCATACGCATGTCAAACTAGAGGTGGAGGATTTAACCGTGTCTTATAACCGGATTCCTGCCATTCACCATATTGATTTTGGCATTGGGGACAATCATTGTGTCGGGCTTTTCGGTCCGAATGGTGCCGGGAAATCCACCCTGCTGAAAGCCATTGCTGGGCTCGTACCATTAGAAACCGGGCATGTGCATTTGAATGGTTGCAGTTACCACCACCACCACGGGGCTGCCGAGCACCACCGTCATAAGATTTGTTACCTCCCCCAGAAACTCGTTATCGACCCTGATTTCCCTTTGACTGTCGAGGGGTTAGTCGAGATGGGCCGTTATACCGCTCTCGGGTGGCGGAAAAAATTCACCTCTCAAGACGCGCAAATTGTCCAGCAAGCCCTTTCCGACATGGATTTGAAAGACATTGCCCACCGGCAAATCAGTGAATTATCCGGGGGCCAGCAACAAAGGGTTTTTATCGCGCGAGCCCTCACTCAGGAATCGATCGTGCTCCTGCTGGATGAACCCTTTGCCGGGCTGGATAAGAATTCCCAAGCCTCCTTGGGCAAGACATTCCGGCGGCTCAGGGAACTGGGCAAATTATTGATCGTTTCCCATCATGACTTAAATCAAGCTGGGGATTTTTTCGACCATGCGATTTTACTCAATGGTGAATTAATCTCGTGCGGGCCGGTGGCAGACGCACTCAATGAAGAAAATATAACGAAGGCCTATCATACAAGGATCTTTTCGGGGGAGCACGTGTCATGA
- a CDS encoding metal ABC transporter permease, giving the protein MNWLIEPFHYDFMQRALLTCLMVGFTCGFMSVFIILRRLALTIDSLSHALLPGLALSVVFFGLGSIALFAGGLIAALFVAVGGEVIYRCSRVKHDTAVGILCAFSFAIGVIIIYVFKNDIRVDLMHYLFGNVLGVSDSDLWVQFATMLVIVPTMVVLQRPVLLTLFESSIASSIGIHTRALNFLIVIFMVCTVLSALQTVGLTLSLGLMVAPAATLYLFSNSVRFLMWGGAVIGALGSAAGLWLSYWIEAPAGPCMVLVIAGIFLLAVVFSPKYGVIRFFLHSKHRHEESLKRWQ; this is encoded by the coding sequence ATGAATTGGTTGATTGAACCATTCCACTACGATTTTATGCAACGGGCACTTTTGACCTGCCTGATGGTGGGGTTTACCTGCGGGTTCATGAGTGTCTTTATCATATTACGCCGGTTAGCCCTGACGATCGATTCGTTATCCCACGCGCTGCTACCGGGGCTGGCCTTATCGGTTGTTTTTTTCGGGCTGGGTTCCATTGCTCTTTTTGCCGGGGGCCTGATTGCCGCCCTATTTGTCGCGGTCGGGGGCGAGGTGATTTACCGCTGTAGCCGGGTCAAACACGACACGGCCGTGGGCATCCTCTGTGCATTTTCTTTTGCGATCGGGGTGATTATTATTTATGTATTCAAGAATGATATCCGTGTCGACCTCATGCATTACCTTTTTGGTAATGTCCTGGGTGTATCGGACTCCGACCTCTGGGTGCAATTTGCGACAATGCTGGTGATTGTCCCCACCATGGTCGTGCTCCAGCGGCCGGTTCTCCTTACCTTGTTTGAAAGTTCCATCGCCTCCAGTATTGGGATCCACACCCGGGCGCTGAATTTCCTGATCGTGATTTTTATGGTGTGCACCGTCCTGTCTGCCCTGCAGACAGTGGGTTTGACCCTGAGCCTCGGGCTGATGGTCGCCCCGGCGGCGACGCTTTATCTTTTTTCGAATTCCGTCCGGTTCCTCATGTGGGGTGGGGCGGTGATCGGGGCATTGGGTTCTGCCGCCGGGCTCTGGTTATCTTATTGGATCGAGGCTCCTGCCGGCCCCTGCATGGTTCTGGTCATTGCCGGTATTTTCCTTTTGGCTGTGGTTTTCAGCCCGAAATATGGCGTCATCCGTTTTTTCCTCCACAGTAAACACCGCCATGAAGAGTCGCTCAAGAGATGGCAATAA
- a CDS encoding glutamine synthetase beta-grasp domain-containing protein, which yields MAKYKLEYIWLDGYKPVPSLRSKTQIKEFSSFPKLEELPMWGFDGSSTQQAEGRSSDCMLKPVAVFPDSTRKNGVLIMSEVMMPDGVTPHITNSRATVLDDPGAWFGFEQEYFLYQDGRPLGFPKDGYPAPQGPYYTGVGFENVGDIARKIVEEHIDICLDAGINHEGINAEVAKGQWEFQIFGKGSKSAADEVWVARYLLSRLCEKYCVTVQYHCKPLGATDWNGSGMHSNFSTEFMRTVGGKEYFEKLMAAFDKFKEEHIAVYGPDNHMRLTGLHETQSIDKFSHGLADRGASIRVPHSFKNSDYKGYLEDRRPNSQGDPYQIASRILKTIATVPTK from the coding sequence ATGGCAAAATACAAACTCGAATACATCTGGCTCGATGGGTACAAACCCGTTCCTAGCCTGCGCAGCAAAACCCAGATTAAAGAATTCTCCAGCTTCCCGAAGCTTGAAGAATTGCCCATGTGGGGCTTCGACGGAAGCTCGACTCAACAGGCTGAAGGAAGAAGCTCGGACTGTATGCTCAAGCCCGTGGCCGTTTTCCCTGACTCCACCCGCAAAAATGGTGTGCTCATCATGAGTGAAGTCATGATGCCCGATGGTGTCACTCCCCATATTACAAACTCCCGCGCCACCGTTCTCGACGATCCCGGTGCATGGTTTGGATTTGAGCAAGAATATTTCCTTTATCAGGACGGCCGTCCCCTTGGTTTCCCTAAAGACGGGTATCCCGCTCCTCAAGGACCTTATTATACCGGTGTCGGTTTTGAAAACGTCGGTGATATCGCCCGCAAAATCGTCGAAGAACATATCGACATCTGTCTCGACGCCGGGATCAACCATGAAGGAATCAATGCTGAAGTCGCCAAAGGCCAATGGGAATTCCAAATCTTTGGTAAAGGCTCCAAAAGCGCCGCCGACGAGGTCTGGGTCGCCCGTTACCTCCTCTCCCGCCTTTGTGAAAAATACTGCGTGACTGTCCAATACCATTGTAAACCCCTCGGGGCCACTGACTGGAACGGTTCAGGCATGCATTCAAATTTCTCCACGGAGTTTATGCGTACGGTGGGCGGTAAAGAATACTTCGAAAAACTCATGGCTGCCTTCGACAAGTTTAAAGAAGAGCACATCGCCGTTTACGGGCCTGATAACCACATGCGTTTGACCGGTCTCCATGAGACACAATCCATTGATAAATTCAGCCATGGTCTCGCTGATCGTGGAGCCTCTATCCGTGTCCCGCACAGCTTCAAAAATAGCGATTACAAAGGTTACCTCGAAGATCGCCGTCCAAATTCACAAGGCGACCCCTACCAAATCGCCTCCCGTATCCTCAAGACGATTGCCACGGTCCCGACCAAGTAA
- a CDS encoding serine/threonine protein phosphatase — protein MHEIKDTQRALVRIGYDGRVHKTFRGPYAAERFKNEVQILKYLEKKKCEFVPRLLEMDEENLYMVTTNCGGRVEIMGEGRVKEIFAELESYGVRHDDPFLRNITYLTSDGRFCVIDFEFACITDDPGYVSPFPKELLEKLDNKV, from the coding sequence ATGCATGAAATTAAAGATACTCAGAGGGCTCTCGTCAGGATTGGTTACGACGGCAGGGTTCATAAAACTTTCCGGGGGCCTTATGCGGCGGAACGTTTCAAAAATGAAGTTCAAATCCTGAAGTATCTAGAAAAGAAAAAATGTGAATTTGTCCCGCGATTGCTGGAGATGGATGAAGAAAATCTTTACATGGTCACGACAAATTGCGGGGGGCGCGTGGAAATCATGGGTGAGGGAAGAGTTAAAGAGATTTTTGCGGAACTCGAAAGTTACGGAGTCCGGCATGACGACCCATTCCTGCGGAATATCACCTACCTCACCTCAGACGGGCGGTTTTGTGTGATCGATTTCGAGTTTGCATGCATCACCGACGATCCCGGATACGTTTCGCCCTTTCCAAAAGAATTGCTCGAGAAGCTGGACAATAAAGTATGA
- a CDS encoding protein phosphatase 2C domain-containing protein — MSDQGMIMQRVAWSGMTHPGRFRQNNEDTFLALNFDAREVRHLGKIGEGSLEGSDYVFAVSDGMGGANSGEFASRIAVDKITKLLPKSFAFSNWKIDMGFYDILSELFSRIHDEMLVMGQNYEECVGMGATLSLGWFTPGKMYFSHIGDSRIYHVPADGKMIQLTHDHSHVGYLRRQGKLTEREARNHPRGSILNQSLGAGHQFLDPHIGTVETQAGDTFVFCTDGVVDGIWDHYLEDLARMPVGGDQYSTIAQRLVETAVSESGKDNATAVVVQISV, encoded by the coding sequence ATGAGTGACCAAGGAATGATTATGCAAAGAGTGGCTTGGTCGGGGATGACTCACCCGGGGCGGTTCCGGCAAAATAATGAAGACACCTTTCTTGCGTTAAATTTTGATGCCCGCGAAGTCCGGCACTTGGGTAAGATCGGGGAAGGTTCGCTGGAAGGGTCTGATTATGTTTTTGCCGTCAGTGACGGGATGGGCGGGGCGAATTCCGGGGAATTCGCCAGCCGGATCGCCGTGGATAAAATCACGAAGCTCCTACCAAAGAGTTTTGCGTTTTCGAATTGGAAGATCGATATGGGATTCTACGATATATTGAGTGAACTCTTTAGCCGCATCCATGATGAGATGCTGGTGATGGGACAGAATTATGAGGAATGTGTGGGGATGGGGGCGACATTGAGCCTGGGATGGTTCACCCCGGGGAAAATGTATTTTTCACATATCGGGGACAGCCGGATCTATCATGTGCCCGCGGACGGGAAAATGATCCAGCTCACCCATGATCATAGTCACGTGGGGTATTTGCGGCGACAGGGTAAACTCACCGAGCGGGAAGCGCGTAATCACCCGCGGGGCTCGATCCTGAATCAATCCCTCGGGGCCGGGCACCAATTCCTCGATCCCCATATCGGGACCGTGGAGACACAAGCTGGGGATACTTTTGTATTTTGCACAGATGGTGTGGTGGACGGTATATGGGACCATTATTTGGAGGACCTGGCGAGAATGCCCGTGGGTGGGGATCAATATTCCACAATCGCTCAGAGGTTAGTGGAGACTGCCGTCAGTGAGTCAGGCAAGGATAATGCCACAGCTGTGGTCGTGCAAATATCCGTGTAG
- a CDS encoding P-II family nitrogen regulator — MKKIEAIIKPFKLEDVKEALSEKGFHGMTVTESKGFGRQKGHTEIYRGSDYQVDFLPKLKVEVVVADEDVENAVEAILNSAKTGKIGDGKIFVFPVYDAVRIRTNEKGERAV; from the coding sequence ATGAAAAAAATCGAAGCCATCATTAAACCTTTTAAACTTGAAGACGTTAAAGAAGCCTTGTCCGAAAAAGGTTTCCACGGGATGACCGTCACGGAATCCAAGGGGTTCGGCCGTCAAAAAGGCCACACAGAAATCTACCGAGGCAGTGATTACCAAGTGGATTTCCTGCCCAAACTTAAAGTCGAGGTGGTCGTGGCGGATGAAGATGTGGAAAATGCGGTGGAGGCCATTCTGAATTCTGCAAAAACCGGGAAAATCGGTGACGGGAAAATTTTCGTTTTTCCTGTTTATGATGCTGTCCGGATCAGGACCAATGAAAAGGGTGAACGGGCCGTTTAG